A region from the Gossypium hirsutum isolate 1008001.06 chromosome A08, Gossypium_hirsutum_v2.1, whole genome shotgun sequence genome encodes:
- the LOC107929414 gene encoding coatomer subunit zeta-2, whose amino-acid sequence MESCPSIKNILLLDSEGNRVAVKYYSDEWPNNSAKEAFEKSLFTKTQKTNARTEAEIAMFESHIIVYKFVQDLHFFVTGAENENELILVTVLQGFFDAVGLLLRGTVDKKEALENLDLILLCLDEIVDGGIILETDANVIAGKVASHNIDAAAPLSEQTISQALATAREHLARSLLK is encoded by the exons atg GAGTCTTGTCCTTCTATAAAAAATATCCTTCTCCTGGATTCCGAGGGGAATCGTGTTGCTGTTAAATATTACTCCGATGAGTGGCCCAATAACAGTGCTAAGGAAGCCTTTGAGAAGTCTTTATTTACAAAGACTCAAAAGACCAATGCTCGAACTGAAG CGGAGATAGCAATGTTCGAGAGTCATATCATTGTGTACAAGTTTGTTCAAGACCTTCACTTTTTTGTTACTGGGGCTGAAAATGAAAATGAGCTCATTCTGGTAACTGTTCTTCAAGGGTTTTTTGATGCAGTTGGCCTTCTTCTAAG AGGGACTGTGGACAAGAAAGAGGCACTGGAGAACTTAGATCTCATTTTGTTATGCCTTGATGAGATTGTCGATGGCGG CATCATCCTAGAAACCGATGCGAATGTCATTGCAGGGAAGGTTGCTAGTCATAATATAGATGCGGCTGCTCCTTTATCTGAGCAG ACAATAAGTCAAGCATTGGCAACTGCTCGGGAACATTTAGCAAGATCTCTCCTCAAGTGA
- the LOC107929407 gene encoding upstream activation factor subunit UAF30, translated as MMATSRLFGRCGGLLEAAKAFSASFASSSSSSSSGNGRGLMRVIPVSPQLAKFLGASEASRTDAIKKIWDYIKLHNLQNPANKKEIICDEKLKTIFAGKESVGMLEISKYLSPHFLKSK; from the exons ATGATGGCTACATCAAGACTGTTTGGCAGGTGCGGCGGATTGTTAGAAGCGGCGAAGGCTTTCTCTGCTTCCTTCGCTTcttcgtcttcttcttcttccagtGGAAATGGAAGGGGGCTTATGCGGGTGATACCTGTCTCTCCACAGCTGGCCAAGTTCCTTGGAGCCTCCGAAGCTTCTCGCACCGACGCCATTAAAAAGATTTGGGACTACATCAAGCTCCACAATCTCCAG AACCCTGCAAACAAGAAGGAGATTATTTGTGATGAGAAGTTGAAGACGATATTCGCCGGGAAGGAGTCTGTCGGAATGTTAGAGATTAGCAAATATCTCTCCCCACATTTTCTGAAATCCAAATAA
- the LOC107929455 gene encoding uncharacterized zinc finger CCHC domain-containing protein At4g19190, whose translation MDGIGEEGGGIRLRKKFPDDNKPGSSAEVDYKTKAGTAWSHSYLNQKPWHPLSYPNQRRKWIAEQTHAQRVRRADEVAREYAQEQEFFRQTALISKKEKEKVEMMKAVSFMYVRPPGYNAESAKAAEIADERKKTDHNNVSDDHSTDVPSTAMQPESLPGGGATTQEKRKSRPKDVFGRSLPTEEEFEVLKNAPRLETGVPGRVKPFAVEVRNVKCLRCGNYGHQSGDRDCPLKDAIMPNEESRLKRDDPLTAIMAQMDPTEPLKWELKQKPGMSPPRGGFQPDDPNQQIVAEDIFDEYGGFLSGGNIPDLLTNISCKPKKRKSSKKSKHKRNSSPSTWDADVPNQDGLSSSSDDDEKKSKKKKTKKKKWRNYSGSSSDDGAEFDKHKRQRINKHSYSSEDSDSGRQYRTKERREKRSYTSEDSESNPECCGKKSRSKHSYSSAEDFDRHYRKGKHKRSYTPEDSDSGRHDRKKKSTRKPYTLDETDADRRRMSQKSRQRHSNSSDKNHRHDRKSKNKHSYSSEDSDCCRHEPRKKTMQKPYNSEDSDIVRHNSRREKYRLKHHYSSEDDAYRHLKGEKSRHKPSSSCGYEDYSNSGLERRSKHHRHH comes from the exons ATGGATGGAATCGGAGAGGAGGGGGGAGGAATAAGGCTGAGAAAGAAGTTCCCCGATGACAACAAGCCTGGCTCTTCCGCCGAAGTTGACTACAAGACAAAAGCCGGCACCGCTTGGAGCCATTCCTATCTCAACCAGAAACCATGGCATCCCCTCTCCTACCCTAACCAACGCCGCAAATGGATCGCTGAGCAGACCCATGCCCAGCGCGTGCGCCGTGCCGATGAAGTCGCTCGCGAG TATGCCCAAGAGCAAGAATTCTTTCGCCAGACGGCTCTAATTTccaaaaaagagaaggaaaag GTGGAGATGATGAAAGCTGTTAGCTTTATGTATGTTCGTCCGCCTGGTTATAATGCTGAAAGTGCCAAAGCGGCCGAGATTGCTGATGAGAGGAAAAAAACTGATCATAACAACGTATCCGATGATCATTCTACCGATGTGCCTTCCACAGCAAT GCAGCCGGAATCTTTGCCCGGTGGAGGTGCTACTACTCAAGAGAAACGGAAATCAAGACCTAAAGATGTTTTTGGACGTTCTTTACCAACAGAGGAAGAGTTTGAAGTTCTTAAAAACGCTCCACG GCTGGAGACTGGTGTTCCTGGTAGGGTTAAACCATTTGCTGTTGAAGTCCGTAATGTAAAATGTCTTAGATGCGGAAATTATGGTCACCAGAGTGGTGATCGTGATTGTCCATTGAAGGATGCTATAATGCCGAATGAAGAGAGTCGCTTAAAAAGAGATGATCCATTGACTGCTATCATGGCCCAAATGGATCCTACTGAG CCTCTGAAGTGGGAGCTAAAGCAAAAACCAGGTATGAGTCCTCCTCGCGGTGGATTTCAACCAGATGATCCCAATCAACAAATAGTTGCTGAGGATATATTTGATGAGTATGGAG gaTTCCTTAGTGGGGGTAATATCCCTGATTTGTTGACTAACATCTCGTGCAAACCCAAGAAAAGGAAGTCCTCAAAAAAAAGTAAACACAAGAGGAATTCATCTCCAAGTACTTGGGATGCCGATGTTCCTAATCAAGATGGCTTATCCTCAAGTTCTGATGATGATGAGAAGAagtcaaagaagaagaaaaccaaGAAGAAGAAATGGCGGAATTATTCTGGGTCAAGTTCTGATGATGGTGCAGAGTTTGATAAGCATAAGAGGCAGAGAATAAACAAGCATTCTTATTCATCAGAAGACTCTGACTCTGGCAGGCAATACAGGACTAAAGAAAGGCGAGAAAAGCGTTCATATACATCTGAAGATTCTGAATCTAATCCAGAATGCTGTGGTAAAAAGAGCAGGTCAAAGCATTCTTATTCATCTGCAGAGGACTTTGATAGGCATTATAGGAAGGGCAAACATAAGCGATCTTACACACCTGAAGATTCCGACTCTGGCAGGCATGATAGGAAGAAAAAGAGTACCCGAAAGCCTTATACTTTGGATGAAACGGACGCTGATAGACGCAGGATGAGTCAAAAGAGCAGACAAAGGCATTCTAATTCATCCGACAAGAATCATAGGCATGATAGGAAAAGCAAAAACAAGCATTCCTATTCATCCGAAGACTCAGACTGCTGTAGGCATGAGCCTAGGAAAAAGACTATGCAAAAGCCTTACAACTCAGAAGATTCAGACATTGTTAGGCATAATAGTAGGAGGGAAAAGTACCGACTTAAGCATCATTATTCATCTGAAGATGATGCTTATAGACATCTTAAAGGTGAAAAGAGTCGGCATAAGCCTTCATCATCATGCGGATATGAAGATTATTCTAACTCAGGTTTAGAGCGCAGAAGTAAACATCATCGTCATCATTGA